The Mangrovimonas cancribranchiae nucleotide sequence CTTCTTTATTAATTGTTAGCTGTCCAACCTCTATTCTTGCGGCACTATGGTGTAAACCATCACTAAACAGCTCTGATGGGTTTGGGGTTCTTGTTGCTAATCCATAATTTAAAAATAATGACATATCATTTTTAAATTGTTTTGAAAACCCCAAATTGGCTGACAAATTATGGTAGGTGAACTCTGGATATGTTAAAATTTTAGAGTTATCTATTGTATTGGTTTCAAATTCTGGAAACAACTCATCGTAATTGTAGGTGACTTGCCAATCGGTTTCATAGTACCACTTCTTAGCTTCAATTCTTGAAAAATCGTAACGCATACCTGCACTTATTTCAGAGTTGTTATTAAATTTATAATTACCAATGGCATAAATACTAGCATCGTATTTATCATAATCTGGAATTAAAGGACTAGCACCAGTACCTGAAATAGCATCGTTTTGTTGATAACGGCCTAATACACCAGTATCAATTTTTAGGTTGTCTATAAAGTCAATATGTAAGTTAGATTGCAAAGTATTTGTAAATAGTCTAAGATCTATAACAGGTTTATTTGCAAAATCACCTCGTCTTACATCAAATTCTTTACGTCTATTAATTTGTATATCATATTGAATGGATAATTTACCTAAAGCTTTGAAACGTTTATAAGCTTCAATTTTTCCTAAATGATGTAAAATACTTTGTTTTGGATAATTTATATTATACGAAAAATCTTCAACCACTCGAGGTTGCTTATTGTTTATAGCCAATACTAAATCATCAACATTTCCTATATGAGATGATTGCAAAATAGCCAATTCATTATTTACAACGCTATAATAAGCATCAAACCCTTTTTCAAAACTATTGTACCCAATTCTTGCCGAGGCATTAAAATTTTTAATACCGCTATTCGTCAAGTGATAATCTGGAGCTCTAAAATCTCCAAATTGTTTGTAACTAGATTGAATTTTAGTATAATATCCCGACTTAAAGGTTTTTATAAGTTCAGAGTTAATGTTTCCACCAAATCCATTAGAATTTAATGACAACATAGAACTTCCAAATAAGCTATCTTTAACAGCATATTTTTTAGGTTTTATAAGAATTAAGCCGCCAATTGCGTCACTACCATATTTTAAGGAACTAGCACCTTTAATAACTTGAACTCGACTACTGGAATTAATATCAATATTTGGCGCATGTTCATCGCCCCATTCCTGGTCAAACATACGTACATTATTATTTACAATTAATAATCTACTACTATGTAAACCATGAATCATAGGTTTTACAATAGTATTTCCAGTATTTAAAGACGATACTCCACTAATAGAGTTCAAGGCGTCTCCTAAAGACTTGTCTGTAAAACTTTCTAAAGTACTTTTATTTAAAGATCGTTCTATGCTTGTGTTTTCTGTTTTTAAATTAGAACTTATAACAACCTCTGATAATTCTTCTAAATGATGTTCTAGAAAAACTGTTTTAGCAATATGATTGCTAATTTGGTATGAGACTGTCTTAGTCTCACAACCTATATGCGAAATCGTTAATGTTATGGTACCAGAACATAGGTTTTCTATTTTAAATTTGCCATCAAAATCTGAAACTAAATATTTATCTTTTTCTTTAATATAAATAGTTGCTGATGCTATAGCAGATTTATCATGAAAATCTTTAATTTCTCCTAAAAAGGTGTTATTACAATTTTGGCCATATGTATAGCCTGTTAGTGCTATAAATAAGCCTATAAATAATCGTATCATTTTTAATAAAATTTGTTTGTGACTTTAGAAAATTCAATTCTAGACAAACAAAGGAGGTCCACGTAGAGAGAAGGGTAATTTTTGATAATCGCTTATAAAATAATATTGCGATAAAATAGGACTATGGTTATCCTTAAATTCAAGTATTTGGTATGAATGTGCTGTAAATGTAAAACTAGAATTAATTTTAAATTTATAAAACTCACATTCCATATCAAAGTTATGAATATGCGCGCCATCTGTACCTAAACAAACTTCATGTTCATGATGACTAAAAGCATGAGCAAACTTTTGCATAGTGGGTACTAGTAATGTAACCACAAGAAGCAGTGTAGTTATTTTAAAACCTATATGTTGTTTGGTTTGATGCACTTAGTCTATAAAACGTTTTAAGCCAAAACGGCGTAACATTTTCTTTTCAAATTCCCAAAAAAACTTAAATTGTCCAAACAGCCATCCAAAACTTACTAAAAGAATCTGATAGAAAATGAGGCCAATTATAATAAAAATCACCCAATAAACGATAGGATTTAAGTTTTCTTTAGTAATTCCTATAAGTTGTAAAATAGGTCTTCCTATATAAGCTGATGTAGACCCTGTTATAGCAAAAACAATAAATACGCGAATCATTTCCCAACGATAATCAAGCACCCATTTGTGTTTTAGTTTTTCAAAAATCCAAAGTGTTAGTTTGATTAAGGTAAAGCTGATAGCTATTGTGCCAAAGGGAATTAAATATATTTTGTCAATAAAAAGAGACGTTAATTTAAATGCACTATAGACAATACCTAATATTCCAAGGGCAGGAAATAGGAGTTGCCAATTCTTTTGAATTTCCCAACGTTTTTTAAATTTATCCATAGCTTTTTTAGCTATGCAAATATACATTAAATCCTTGGAACAAACCCTGCTAGTTGTTGCTTATACTTTAGTTGAAAGTAAATGAAGTAATTATAGAGCTTATAGTTAAGTTCGTAACCGTAATCGATGTTTTTTTGATAGTTTATCCGCATTTCGTATAGGTTAGGATTGTAACGTTGTGGTTGTAACACACGTTGATTCCATTCTGTAACATAAATCCAATTCCTGTTTTCCAAAAAAGATTGCGAGTAGAACCCTTCTGGTTTAGCAGTAGATACTAACCATGTATTAAATCCTGGTTCAATAATAATAATTTCGTATTCAATTTCATCACTAGATATTCTAACGGTATCATTTTCTACCGTTTGGCTAGTGTCATGATTAGAGGTTACTGTTTTTGATGTTTTACACCCAATAAGCAACACACAAACTATTATTGCTAAATGCCATGTTTTCACGCGATTACTTTCTTATAAAAATACAAAAAATAAATGATGTTTTTAATAGATAAATTAAAAAAGCCAAACAAATCTGTTTGGCTTTAATACTCGTTTTACTAGTCTAAATATCTATGTTACTTTCCAAATAATCCGCCAAGTAAACCACCTAAACCACCTTTTTTCTTGCTTCCGCCAAGAACCATACCGGCAACATCATCAACAACACTACCATCGCCATCAGTATCTAAGATAGACTCTAAAAAGCTTTGTTCGTTTTTAGTATCATTACCACCAAGTAATCCACTAAGCATACCGCCTAAATCGTTTTGCGAACTTACATTGTTTTGACGAGCTTGTTTACCTAAAACGCCCATTAAAATTGGTGCGGCAACTTTAAGTATATTAGCTACTGAACCAGAGTCCAACCCAGCTTTTTGCCCGATAACCTGTTCAACGCCTTCTTTTTTACTTCCTAGTATATGGCCTAATATTTTATCGCCATCATTTTTTACTTCATCATCAACGCCACCGCCAAATAAACCACTGAGGTTATTTAATATGCTACCATCGTGTTTACTACTATTTATGGCTCCCATAAGGTTTTGTGCACCTTCATCTGTAGAGGCATTTCGCTCCATGGCTTTCATGAGTACGGGCAAAGCCATAGTTAATACGCTA carries:
- a CDS encoding DUF6146 family protein — protein: MKTWHLAIIVCVLLIGCKTSKTVTSNHDTSQTVENDTVRISSDEIEYEIIIIEPGFNTWLVSTAKPEGFYSQSFLENRNWIYVTEWNQRVLQPQRYNPNLYEMRINYQKNIDYGYELNYKLYNYFIYFQLKYKQQLAGFVPRI
- a CDS encoding DUF937 domain-containing protein, whose translation is MSGILDLLNSDVGKTIISGVSGSTGTDQSKTNSVLTMALPVLMKAMERNASTDEGAQNLMGAINSSKHDGSILNNLSGLFGGGVDDEVKNDGDKILGHILGSKKEGVEQVIGQKAGLDSGSVANILKVAAPILMGVLGKQARQNNVSSQNDLGGMLSGLLGGNDTKNEQSFLESILDTDGDGSVVDDVAGMVLGGSKKKGGLGGLLGGLFGK
- a CDS encoding TonB-dependent receptor domain-containing protein; the protein is MIRLFIGLFIALTGYTYGQNCNNTFLGEIKDFHDKSAIASATIYIKEKDKYLVSDFDGKFKIENLCSGTITLTISHIGCETKTVSYQISNHIAKTVFLEHHLEELSEVVISSNLKTENTSIERSLNKSTLESFTDKSLGDALNSISGVSSLNTGNTIVKPMIHGLHSSRLLIVNNNVRMFDQEWGDEHAPNIDINSSSRVQVIKGASSLKYGSDAIGGLILIKPKKYAVKDSLFGSSMLSLNSNGFGGNINSELIKTFKSGYYTKIQSSYKQFGDFRAPDYHLTNSGIKNFNASARIGYNSFEKGFDAYYSVVNNELAILQSSHIGNVDDLVLAINNKQPRVVEDFSYNINYPKQSILHHLGKIEAYKRFKALGKLSIQYDIQINRRKEFDVRRGDFANKPVIDLRLFTNTLQSNLHIDFIDNLKIDTGVLGRYQQNDAISGTGASPLIPDYDKYDASIYAIGNYKFNNNSEISAGMRYDFSRIEAKKWYYETDWQVTYNYDELFPEFETNTIDNSKILTYPEFTYHNLSANLGFSKQFKNDMSLFLNYGLATRTPNPSELFSDGLHHSAARIEVGQLTINKEVAHKIMASFERKNENFGFVISPYYKYIYNYIQLIPVGTTTTIRGAFPVWEYDQVNAQILGVDIDVNKKISNTLNYIGNISLLKGDNLSDDTSLIHMPATNFTNSISYYNQDLNQLSISLKNKTVLQQKRYPDYNFYTFNPILQEDVYVDISSTPSTYSLFSFNSSMTFKAFKEGHLKLEFNIENLFNTSYREHLNRLRYFADELGRNFNLKIKINY
- a CDS encoding DUF6787 family protein, translating into MDKFKKRWEIQKNWQLLFPALGILGIVYSAFKLTSLFIDKIYLIPFGTIAISFTLIKLTLWIFEKLKHKWVLDYRWEMIRVFIVFAITGSTSAYIGRPILQLIGITKENLNPIVYWVIFIIIGLIFYQILLVSFGWLFGQFKFFWEFEKKMLRRFGLKRFID